One region of Oryza sativa Japonica Group chromosome 10, ASM3414082v1 genomic DNA includes:
- the LOC9272034 gene encoding uncharacterized protein isoform X2 — MALVPNCPPGQRIYQPSFKRDYPLAQEVSEYRSRLLHKIHLSYCKALERLSLRVRPRMAASFVGGGGGFCLGLLDPVSNIVANTLFSYGRAVGDTRSECDELVYIPQEKLRDLEHRSLDGMVAFLTRFFPYLADAEAVRFLLYAEADLLVAARIVAFDIGMRRFGSSGPDIVNEALEMVLKCAALAAKHPNPDRLVADWLATITRLDDAVRHLADVHRRSPQSSLDKLAELLDEGSPPAVDDDRWGPWRLMDSRLPPPRSVPYRQSPALKATLQDAIHGFYLKALARLPARELRRRFHRSLLEAGHCYGPFDPVSNIIINTIWYDAAFPPTFELELDVIGTMGLYRIENRSLYGLVSFLCTRYHHIDFNQAIKYLVNADGHLLLADLYLDDETAGFTTAVDSPPLTGLEEAFMAAATAACHPDPDAQAKVLLLCSSGQMLEDASSLLHGGGQLSSEDVQLLVRLLCPEATCSRQPLRPFPRPEYLFAHTRMSEKVHAALSTYAAMPNGEPMYELHTICGVNNCVSGPVGTDAKCFRSHVNFLATPKGTPFSTYSNPVLFFAEVSNDNKAEAGTQSFCCLVSVPLPCAERVRCLYCDDTGIKIVHPIGVDFHGRKLEFEKMVCGEDPCNDDFDPESMQPYYTNMSIIEHSSLTTDRVNGRVEEDRLYSDEYDSDDLSLMSDEYDSDLCSMTDEFA, encoded by the exons atggcgctgGTGCCCAACTGCCCACCGGGACAGCGGATCTACCAGCCGAGTTTCAAGCGCGATTACCCGCTGGCCCAGGAGGTTTCGGAGTATAGATCGCGTCTGCTGCACAAAATCCATCTCTCCTACTGCAAGGCGCTGGAGCGGCTCAGCCTCAGGGTGAGGCCCCGCATGGCTGCGagcttcgtcggcggcggcggcggcttctgctTGGGTCTCCTCGACCCTGTCTCCAACATCGTCGCCAACACCCTCTTCTCCTACGGGCGCGCGGTGGGCGACACCCGGAGCGAGTGTGATGAGCTCGTCTACATCCCCCAAGAAAAGCTCAGGGACCTGGAGCACCGGTCGCTGGACGGCATGGTGGCCTTCCTCACCCGCTTCTTCCCCTacctcgccgacgccgaggcCGTGCGCTTCCTTCTCTACGCCGAAGCCGACCTGCTCGTCGCCGCCCGCATCGTCGCGTTCGACATCGGCATGAGGCGATTCGGGTCCTCCGGGCCAGACATCGTCAACGAGGCCCTCGAGATGGTCCTCAAgtgcgccgccctcgccgccaagCACCCAAACCCCGATCGCCTAGTCGCCGACTGGTTGGCCACCATCACCCGCCTCGACGACGCCGTGCGCCACCTCGCCGACGTGCACCGCCGCTCCCCTCAATCCAGCCTCGATAAGCTCGCCGAGCTGCTCGACGaggggtcgccgccggcggtagacgacgacaggtggggcccgtgGCGACTCATGGATTCTCGTTTGCCTCCTCCCCGCAGCGTGCCGTACAGGCAATCCCCTGCCCTCAAGGCGACGCTCCAGGACGCGATCCATGGCTTCTACCTCAAGGCCCTTGCCCGGCTGCCGGCCAGAGagcttcgccgccgcttccACCGCAGCCTGCTCGAGGCTGGCCACTGCTATGGCCCGTTCGACCCTGTCTCCAACATCATCATCAACACCATCTGGTATGATGCAGCGTTCCCACCAACCTTTGAACTGGAGCTGGACGTGATCGGCACAATGGGCCTGTACCGGATAGAGAATCGCTCCTTGTATGgcctcgtctccttcctctgcACACGTTACCATCATATCGATTTCAATCAAGCTATCAAATACCTTGTCAATGCAGATGGTCACCTACTCCTCGCTGATCTCTACCTGGATGATGAGACAGCTGGGTTCACCACAGCTGTTGATTCCCCCCCGCTCACCGGTTTGGAGGAAGCATTCATGGCTGCCGCTACCGCTGCCTGTCACCCTGACCCTGATGCTCAAGCAAAGGTTTTGCTTCTCTGTTCATCTGGTCAAATGCTAGAGGATGCCTCATCGCTCCTGCACGGCGGTGGCCAACTCTCCTCTGAAGATGTTCAGTTGCTTGTCAGGTTGTTGTGTCCTGAGGCCACCTGCAGCAGACAGCCACTTCGCCCATTCCCACGTCCAGAGTACTTGTTTGCGCATACACGAATGTCCGAAAAGGTCCATGCTGCATTGAGCACATATGCTGCGATGCCAAATGGG GAACCCATGTATGAGCTGCATACCATCTGTGGCGTGAACAATTGCGTGTCGGGCCCAGTTGGCACTGATGCTAAGTGCTTTAGGTCTCATGTCAATTTCCTAGCGACTCCCAAAGGCACTCCATTTTCTACCTACAGCAATCCGGTGCTTTTCTTTGCGGAGGTTAGCAATGATAACAAAGCCGAAGCTGGAACACAATCCTTCTGCTGCCTCGTGTCAGTGCCGTTACCATGCGCTG AACGAGTACGGTGTCTTTACTGTGATGACACGGGGATTAAGATCGTGCATCCTATTGGGGTAGACTTCCATGGGCGGAAGTTGGAATTTGAGAAGATGGTTTGTGGAGAAGACCCCTGCAATGACGATTTCGATCCTGAATCGATGCAGCCATATTACACCAACATGAGCATCATTGAGCATAGCAGCCTCACAACGGACAGGGTTAATGGTCGGGTGGAAGAGGATCGCCTTTACAGTGATGAATATGATAGTGATGATCTATCTTTGATGAGCGATGAGTATGATAGTGATTTGTGTTCCATGACTGATGA GTTTGCCTAA
- the LOC4348250 gene encoding UDP-glycosyltransferase 87A1-like, with protein MSVQFYGLSTKRRTYEHAFSSCSGVLYILIQHFFSCGIRRLLLSMLGPTVTVVSRHVVAVPFPGRGHINPMLAVCRHLVAADAALSVTVVVTEEWHALLESAGVPAALPDRISFATIPNVIPSEHGRGADHIGFIVAVHTRMAAAVEWLLDRLLLEQKWRPDAIVADTYLAWGVAVGARRGIPVCSLWTMAATFFWALYHFNLWPPVDGSESEQELSCRSLEQYVPGLSSVRLSDIKTFRASWERPMKIAEEALVNVRKAQCILFTSFHELEPEIINRIAETVPCPIYPIGPSIPHLPRNGDDPGKIGNDDHHSWLDARQENSVLYVSFGSYVTSESNHKN; from the exons aTGAGTGTCCAAttctatggtctctccaccaAACGGAGAAcgtacgaacatgccttctcgagctgcagcggtgttctctacatcctgatccaacacttcttcagctgcggcatcaggcgcctcttgctctccatgcttggtccaacag TCACGGTGGTGTCCCGGCACGTGGTCGCGGTGCCGTTCCCTGGCCGCGGCCACATCAACCCGATGCTCGCCGTGTGCCGCCACCTCGTAGCCGCGGACGCCGCGCTCTccgtcaccgtcgtcgtcacGGAGGAGTGGCACGCGCTGCTGGAATCCGCCGGAGTGCCCGCGGCGCTGCCGGACCGCATCAGCTTCGCCACCATCCCCAACGTCATCCCATCCGAGCATGGCCGTGGCGCCGACCACATCGGCTTCATCGTGGCCGTGCACAccaggatggcggcggccgtcgaGTGGCTGCTTGACCGGCTGTTGCTGGAGCAGAAGTGGAGGCCGGACGCCATTGTGGCCGACACCTACCTGGCGTGGGGCGTGGCGGTCGGCGCGCGCCGTGGGATCCCGGTGTGTTCGCTGTGGACCATGGCCGCCACGTTCTTCTGGGCGCTCTACCACTTCAACCTCTGGCCGCCGGTGGATGGTAGCGAAAGCGAACAAG AGCTAAGCTGCAGGTCGTTGGAGCAATACGTCCCAGGTCTCTCATCAGTTAGATTGTCCGATATCAAGACCTTCCGTGCAAGCTGGGAGCGGCCAATGAAAATAGCAGAAGAAGCGCTCGTCAACGTGCGTAAAGCACAGTGTATCCTCTTCACCTCCTTCCACGAGCTCGAACCGGAAATCATCAACAGAATAGCAGAAACGGTTCCATGCCCCATATACCCGATCGGCCCTTCGATTCCGCACTTGCCACGGAACGGCGACGACCCAGGCAAGATTGGCAACGATGATCACCATAGCTGGCTGGATGCACGGCAGGAGAACTCCGTGCTGTATGTCTCGTTCGGGAGCTACGTCACGTCAgaatcgaatcacaagaactaa
- the LOC9272034 gene encoding uncharacterized protein isoform X1, translated as MALVPNCPPGQRIYQPSFKRDYPLAQEVSEYRSRLLHKIHLSYCKALERLSLRVRPRMAASFVGGGGGFCLGLLDPVSNIVANTLFSYGRAVGDTRSECDELVYIPQEKLRDLEHRSLDGMVAFLTRFFPYLADAEAVRFLLYAEADLLVAARIVAFDIGMRRFGSSGPDIVNEALEMVLKCAALAAKHPNPDRLVADWLATITRLDDAVRHLADVHRRSPQSSLDKLAELLDEGSPPAVDDDRWGPWRLMDSRLPPPRSVPYRQSPALKATLQDAIHGFYLKALARLPARELRRRFHRSLLEAGHCYGPFDPVSNIIINTIWYDAAFPPTFELELDVIGTMGLYRIENRSLYGLVSFLCTRYHHIDFNQAIKYLVNADGHLLLADLYLDDETAGFTTAVDSPPLTGLEEAFMAAATAACHPDPDAQAKVLLLCSSGQMLEDASSLLHGGGQLSSEDVQLLVRLLCPEATCSRQPLRPFPRPEYLFAHTRMSEKVHAALSTYAAMPNGEPMYELHTICGVNNCVSGPVGTDAKCFRSHVNFLATPKGTPFSTYSNPVLFFAEVSNDNKAEAGTQSFCCLVSVPLPCAERVRCLYCDDTGIKIVHPIGVDFHGRKLEFEKMVCGEDPCNDDFDPESMQPYYTNMSIIEHSSLTTDRVNGRVEEDRLYSDEYDSDDLSLMSDEYDSDLCSMTDEYDILYPKIVSCCRHY; from the exons atggcgctgGTGCCCAACTGCCCACCGGGACAGCGGATCTACCAGCCGAGTTTCAAGCGCGATTACCCGCTGGCCCAGGAGGTTTCGGAGTATAGATCGCGTCTGCTGCACAAAATCCATCTCTCCTACTGCAAGGCGCTGGAGCGGCTCAGCCTCAGGGTGAGGCCCCGCATGGCTGCGagcttcgtcggcggcggcggcggcttctgctTGGGTCTCCTCGACCCTGTCTCCAACATCGTCGCCAACACCCTCTTCTCCTACGGGCGCGCGGTGGGCGACACCCGGAGCGAGTGTGATGAGCTCGTCTACATCCCCCAAGAAAAGCTCAGGGACCTGGAGCACCGGTCGCTGGACGGCATGGTGGCCTTCCTCACCCGCTTCTTCCCCTacctcgccgacgccgaggcCGTGCGCTTCCTTCTCTACGCCGAAGCCGACCTGCTCGTCGCCGCCCGCATCGTCGCGTTCGACATCGGCATGAGGCGATTCGGGTCCTCCGGGCCAGACATCGTCAACGAGGCCCTCGAGATGGTCCTCAAgtgcgccgccctcgccgccaagCACCCAAACCCCGATCGCCTAGTCGCCGACTGGTTGGCCACCATCACCCGCCTCGACGACGCCGTGCGCCACCTCGCCGACGTGCACCGCCGCTCCCCTCAATCCAGCCTCGATAAGCTCGCCGAGCTGCTCGACGaggggtcgccgccggcggtagacgacgacaggtggggcccgtgGCGACTCATGGATTCTCGTTTGCCTCCTCCCCGCAGCGTGCCGTACAGGCAATCCCCTGCCCTCAAGGCGACGCTCCAGGACGCGATCCATGGCTTCTACCTCAAGGCCCTTGCCCGGCTGCCGGCCAGAGagcttcgccgccgcttccACCGCAGCCTGCTCGAGGCTGGCCACTGCTATGGCCCGTTCGACCCTGTCTCCAACATCATCATCAACACCATCTGGTATGATGCAGCGTTCCCACCAACCTTTGAACTGGAGCTGGACGTGATCGGCACAATGGGCCTGTACCGGATAGAGAATCGCTCCTTGTATGgcctcgtctccttcctctgcACACGTTACCATCATATCGATTTCAATCAAGCTATCAAATACCTTGTCAATGCAGATGGTCACCTACTCCTCGCTGATCTCTACCTGGATGATGAGACAGCTGGGTTCACCACAGCTGTTGATTCCCCCCCGCTCACCGGTTTGGAGGAAGCATTCATGGCTGCCGCTACCGCTGCCTGTCACCCTGACCCTGATGCTCAAGCAAAGGTTTTGCTTCTCTGTTCATCTGGTCAAATGCTAGAGGATGCCTCATCGCTCCTGCACGGCGGTGGCCAACTCTCCTCTGAAGATGTTCAGTTGCTTGTCAGGTTGTTGTGTCCTGAGGCCACCTGCAGCAGACAGCCACTTCGCCCATTCCCACGTCCAGAGTACTTGTTTGCGCATACACGAATGTCCGAAAAGGTCCATGCTGCATTGAGCACATATGCTGCGATGCCAAATGGG GAACCCATGTATGAGCTGCATACCATCTGTGGCGTGAACAATTGCGTGTCGGGCCCAGTTGGCACTGATGCTAAGTGCTTTAGGTCTCATGTCAATTTCCTAGCGACTCCCAAAGGCACTCCATTTTCTACCTACAGCAATCCGGTGCTTTTCTTTGCGGAGGTTAGCAATGATAACAAAGCCGAAGCTGGAACACAATCCTTCTGCTGCCTCGTGTCAGTGCCGTTACCATGCGCTG AACGAGTACGGTGTCTTTACTGTGATGACACGGGGATTAAGATCGTGCATCCTATTGGGGTAGACTTCCATGGGCGGAAGTTGGAATTTGAGAAGATGGTTTGTGGAGAAGACCCCTGCAATGACGATTTCGATCCTGAATCGATGCAGCCATATTACACCAACATGAGCATCATTGAGCATAGCAGCCTCACAACGGACAGGGTTAATGGTCGGGTGGAAGAGGATCGCCTTTACAGTGATGAATATGATAGTGATGATCTATCTTTGATGAGCGATGAGTATGATAGTGATTTGTGTTCCATGACTGATGAGTATGATATTCTTTACCCTAAAATAGTATCATGTTGTCGCCATTATTAA